A single genomic interval of Ficedula albicollis isolate OC2 linkage group LGE22, FicAlb1.5, whole genome shotgun sequence harbors:
- the EIF4B gene encoding eukaryotic translation initiation factor 4B, whose protein sequence is MAAPAAAKKKPKKGKTLTLTDFLAEDGGGGGGPTYIPKPVSWADETDDLEVSTTWHSNDDDVYRAPPIDRSILPTAPRAAREPNVDRSRLPKSPPYTAFLGNLPYDVTEESIKDFFRGLNISAVRLPREPTNPERLKGFGYAEFEDIDSLFQALSLNEESLGNRRIRVDVADQAQDKDRDDRCFGRDRDRFRDSERFESDWRARPAASDAFDDYPPRRSDDGFGDRYRDRYDDRYRDGPRRDMDRGFGSRDRYDDRSRDYDRGYDSRIGSGRRAFGSGYRRDDDYRGYDDRYDRRDDRMDRWNSRDDYGRDDFRREDRGPTQRPKLNLKPRSAPKEEETSGAPAAQSSRAASIFGGAKPVDTAAREREVEERLQKEQEKLQRQLEDDKRIDRRPRERHPSWRSEENQERSRTGSESSQSGPAGPPGTAAGSGPTGRTTRRRESEKSLENEPLGKEEEPPSPPPKSREEKPKVMPAPPPKENAWMKRSSQNPPGNSQSSDSEQPCLTSGGPPGPSPPGDDGGPPRTPQRRAEDLKPEGGREGSAKGRSCSRGPAGMGDSERRDLRKEHEPKKLEETPPSFSHASKYAALSMDGEDEGDDEEGAE, encoded by the exons ATGGCGGCCCCAG CGGCAGCGAAGAAGAAGCCAAAGAAGGGGAAGACGCTGACGCTCACGGATTTCCTGGCGGAGGAtggggggggcggggggggccCCACCTACATTCCCAAACCTGTGAGCTGGGCTGATGAGACCGACGACCTGGAAG TCTCCACCACGTGGCACAGCAATGACGACGACGTTTACCGGGCGCCTCCGATCGACCGCTCCATCCTTCCCACGGCCCCGCGCGCCGCCCGCGAGCCCAACGTCGACAGAAGCCgcctccccaaatcccccccgtACACGGCATTCCTGGGAAACCTGCCCTACGATGTCACGGAAGAGTCCATCAAGGATTTCTTCCGAGGGCTCAAT ATCAGCGCCGTGCGGCTCCCACGGGAACCCACCAATCCCGAGAGGTTGAAAGGTTTCGGATACGCGGAATTTGAGGATATCGATTCCCTGTTCCAGGCCCTGAGCCTCAATGAAGAG TCTTTAGGAAACAGAAGGATACGAGTGGATGTGGCGGATCAAGCTCAGGATAAAG ACCGGGACGATCGCTGCTTCGGCAGAGACCGGGATCGCTTCCGGGACTCGGAGCGGTTCGAGAGCGACTGGCGCGCGCGTCCGGCTGCTTCCGACGCCTTCGATGACTACCCCCCCCGCCGGAGCGATGATGGATTCGGGGACA GATATCGTGATCGCTACGATGACCGGTATCGGGACGGGCCACGGCGGGACATGGATCGTGGCTTTGGGAGCCGGGATCGCTACGACGACCGCAGCAGGGATTACGACCGAG GCTACGACTCCCGAATAGGCAGCGGCCGGAGAGCCTTCGGGAGCGGCTACCGCCGGGACGATGACTACCGTGGCTATGATGATCGTTATGACCGGCGGGATGACCGGATGGATCGGTGGAATTCCCGGGATGATTACGGCCGGGATGATTTCCGCCGCGAGGACAGAG GTCCCACCCAGAGACCGAAGCTCAACCTGAAGCCCCGGAGTGCTCCCAAGGAAGAGGAAACTTCcggagctcctgctgcccaatCCAGCCGGGCTGCTTCCATCTTTGGGGGGGCCAAGCCTGTGGATACAGCGGCTCGGGAGCGGGAAGTGGAGGAGCGGCTccagaaggagcaggaaaagctccAGCGGCAGCTGGAGGATGACAAGAGGATCGACAGACGGCCCCGGGAAAG GCATCCGAGCTGGCGCAGCGAGGAGAACCAGGAGCGATCCCGGACGGGCAGCGAGTCCTCCCAGAGCGGCCCTGCGGGACCCCCGGGCACGGCCGCGGGCTCCGGCCCCACCGGCCGCA CCACGCGGAGGAGGGAGAGCGAGAAATCCCTGGAAAACGAGCCCCTAGGAAAAGAGGAGGAGCCGCCCTCACCGCCCCCCAAATCCCGGGAGGAGAAGCCAAAGGTGATGCCGGCGCCGCCTCCCAAGGAAAACGCCTGGATGAAGCGGAGCAGCCAGAACCCCCCTGGCAACTCCCAGAGCTCTGACTcggagcagccctgcctgacCAG tgGGGGCCCCCCCGGCCCCTCCCCCCCTGGAGATGATGGGGGCCCCCCCAGGACCCCCCAGAGGAGAG CAGAGGACCTGAAGCCAGAGGGGGGTCGGGAGGGCAGCGCCAAGGGCCGGAGCTGCAGCCGTGGCCCCGCAGGAATGGGGGACTCTGAGAG GAGGGACCTCCGGAAGGAGCACGAGCCAAAGAAACTGGAGGAGACCCCCCCGTCT TTCAGCCACGCCAGCAAATACGCCGCGCTCTCCATGGATGGGGAGGATGAAGGTGATGATGAAGAAGGAGCTGAGTAA